A stretch of DNA from Cupriavidus taiwanensis:
AGCAGATCGGCACCGTAGCCGGCCATCTCGGCGGCCTGCTGCCGTTCTCGGCGCAGCCGCAAGTGGTCTATGCCTGAAGTCCGGCGCATGAAGTCCTGCGCATGACCCGTGGCGCCCGACGGCGCCGCCGCGGGCCGGCGTGTACGCGCCGGCCCGCCCGAATCGATGCGCGCGCCGCCTGGCGCCGCGGTGGAGAAAGCAAATGGAACGAGACAAGAAGGCCGAGGCCACGCGCGCCGGCGCGGGCAGCCGCGATGCCGTGGCGCTGGACGCCGGCCGCAAGCAGTACCTGATCGCGCCGCGGCGCCACGCACTGGCCCGGCAGGCGGGCGTGGCGCCGATGTCGGCCAGCGAACTGCACAGCACGGTGACGCAGCTGCCCGGCGTTGAAGTCGTGCATGTGGTCGAAGGCCACAAGAACACGCACCTGCATTCGGTGCGGCCCGACGAGGCCGCCCACACCTACGTGGTCAAGCTCGACGCCGCGCACGCGCAGATGCTGCAGGCCACGGCGCCGCCGCACATGATCGTCGAGGAAGACCATCCGCTCGGCTATGGCCGCAAGGCCGAACTCGAAACCTCCGACCGGCTCCATCCGCAATCGGCGTTCGACGGCCCGGTGTCGCGCGAGGTGCTGGTACGTGTGCTGGGCACCGGCGACACCCCGCTGCCGGGCGTGGCCATCACGCTGGCGGGCGATGGCTTCCCCGCAACCGCCACCACCGACGCCGGCGGCGAAGCGACGCTGACGCTGGTGCAGCAGCAACCCGGTCCGGCGCGCTCGCTGTTCGTGCGGCCGCTGAGCGGCTACTGGAACAAGTACCTGCTGGCGCCCAATGTGGTGTCGGGCCAGCCCAACGTGATCCGCGTAACGCCGCTGTCGCAGCCGAATCCCGACGTGCCGCCGCATGGCCGCTTCGGCTGGGGCCAGCGGCTGATGGGGCTGGACCGGCTCACGCGCAGCTTCGGCGGTCGCGGCGTGCGCGTCGCGGTGGTCGATTCGGGCGCCGACGCCGCGCATCCGCTGCTGGCGCATGTCCGCCATGGCATCGACCTGACCGGCACCGGCGCCGACGCCAGCGCTACCTGGCGCCTCGACACCATCGGCCACGGCTCGCACTGCGCCGGCGTGATCGGCGCGCGGCCGCAGCCGGGTGCGCCGGCGTCCGCCGGCGCGGAGGCACAGGCCCAGGCCACCATGCTCGGCTTCGCGCCAGAGGCGGAAATCCATGCGCTCAAGATCTTCCCGGGCGGGCAGTTCAGCACGCTGCTGCGCGCGCTCGACTACTGCATCGACCACGATGTCGACGTGGTCAACCTGAGCCTGGGCGCACCGCAGCCTTCACAGGCGGTCGAGCAGAAGCTGATCGAAGCCGTGCACAGCGGCGTGGCCTGCATCGTCGCGGCCGGCAACTCGGGCGGGCCGGTGCAGTACCCGGCGGCCTCCGCGTCGGTGCTGGCGGTCTCTGCGCTGGGCCTGCAGAGCGAACTGCCGCACGATGTGTGGGAGCGTACCCAGGTGGTGCAGCACGCGGCCACGCGCGCCGGGCTGTTCGCACCGACGTTCTCGTGCTTCGGCCCGCAGATCGCGGTGTGCGGCCCGGGCGTGGGCATCATCTCGACGGTGCCTGGCGCCGCCTTCATGCCGGACTCCGGCACCTCGATGGCGGCGCCGCATATCGCGGGGCTGGCCGCGCTGCTGCTGTCCGATCCGCAACTGGCCGCGTGGATGGGTCCGCGCGGACCGCGTCGCGTCGCGGCGCTGTTCCAGCTGATTCGCGCCATCAGCTCGCCGATCGTGGCACACGATCCCGAGAACCGCTTCGGCGGCGGCCTGCCGCAGTTGCAGAACCTGCAGCGCCTGCTGGGCCGGCCGCAGTAGGACGCGCCTCCCGCCAGGCGGGCAACGCGGCCCGGCGCCACCCGGGCCGCCCTCACTGTTCCACTGACCATGCGCACGCTCGACTTCACCGCCGCGCCGCCGCGGCGCGCCGCTGCCGTCGCGGC
This window harbors:
- a CDS encoding S8 family serine peptidase, whose translation is MERDKKAEATRAGAGSRDAVALDAGRKQYLIAPRRHALARQAGVAPMSASELHSTVTQLPGVEVVHVVEGHKNTHLHSVRPDEAAHTYVVKLDAAHAQMLQATAPPHMIVEEDHPLGYGRKAELETSDRLHPQSAFDGPVSREVLVRVLGTGDTPLPGVAITLAGDGFPATATTDAGGEATLTLVQQQPGPARSLFVRPLSGYWNKYLLAPNVVSGQPNVIRVTPLSQPNPDVPPHGRFGWGQRLMGLDRLTRSFGGRGVRVAVVDSGADAAHPLLAHVRHGIDLTGTGADASATWRLDTIGHGSHCAGVIGARPQPGAPASAGAEAQAQATMLGFAPEAEIHALKIFPGGQFSTLLRALDYCIDHDVDVVNLSLGAPQPSQAVEQKLIEAVHSGVACIVAAGNSGGPVQYPAASASVLAVSALGLQSELPHDVWERTQVVQHAATRAGLFAPTFSCFGPQIAVCGPGVGIISTVPGAAFMPDSGTSMAAPHIAGLAALLLSDPQLAAWMGPRGPRRVAALFQLIRAISSPIVAHDPENRFGGGLPQLQNLQRLLGRPQ